A region from the Arvicola amphibius chromosome 12, mArvAmp1.2, whole genome shotgun sequence genome encodes:
- the Il20 gene encoding interleukin-20 produces MRGFRSAFVLFSAVGFLLWTLGTGIKTLHLGSCVITANLQAIQKDFSEIQDSVQAEDENIDIRILRTTESLQDTELSERCCLLRHLVRFYLDRVFKFYQNPDHHILRKTSSLANSFLIIKKDLSICHSRMACHCGEEAMKKYNQILSHFTELELQAAVVKALGEIGILLRWMEEMIETK; encoded by the exons ATGAGAGGTTTCAGGTCTGCCTTTGTTCTGTTCTCCGCTGTGGGTTTTCTCCTTTGGACTCTTGGGACTGGGATCAAGACTCTCCATTTGGGAAGCTGTGTGATCACTGCAAACCTCCAGGCAATACAAAAGGATTTTTCAGAGATTCAGGATAGTGTG CAAGCCGAAGATGAAAACATAGACATCAGAATCTTAAGGACGACTGAGTCGCTGCAAGACACAGAG CTTTCGGAGAGGTGCTGTCTCCTCCGCCATTTAGTGAGATTCTATCTGGACCGAGTATTCAAATTCTATCAGAACCCTGACCATCACATCCTCCGCAAGACCAGCAGCCTTGCCAATTCTTTTCTGATCATCAAGAAGGACCTCTCAATCTGT CATTCCCGTATGGCATGCCATTGTGGGGAAGAAGCAATGAAGAAATACAACCAGATTCTGAGTCACTTCACAGAG CTTGAGCTTCAGGCCGCGGTAGTAAAGGCGCTGGGGGAAATAGGTATCCTTCTGAGATGGATGGAGGAGATGATAGAGACGAAGTGA